The Oreochromis aureus strain Israel breed Guangdong linkage group 16, ZZ_aureus, whole genome shotgun sequence genome includes the window AAACAAATATGTGACAACATCTAGTAACAATTAGCCAGAGCTGTTTTTGGCtaatttgttttgggggggcTGTCCAGTGTACCAAACGCTATGTTCAGCTTAATCCAGCTCAAGTGTACAAACAAGCCGACTGAGCTAATGAAAGTCTAGTACAGAGGTGATAaatccctgtctctctctcatatgcacacacacacacacacacacacacacacacacacacacacacacacacacacacacacacacacacacacacacacacacaagtttgtcactgaattaaaaacaagatGGAACTGTTCAGGAGAGACAAGATCAATCACAAGTAattgagttgtgtggaaaggcGGGACAAGTTTGGAATTGATCCAATCAGAAGTAATCTTGCCAATCTTACCCACATGTTTTGGACCTGTCCTACCTTGGCAAATTTTTTGGAGGTGGTTTTCTGCACCCTGAACAAGGCTACTGGCCTGAAACTGGCTCTCAACCCCCTACTTGCTCTCTTTGGTACAGTGGGTGAGGATGATAAGCATATTGCCAGGGCACAACGTCGGGTGCTGTCCTTTGGTTCCCTCCTGGCCAGGTGTGCCATTTTGATGAGGTGGAAGGCCAACTGCCCCGCCCACCCATGTTCAGTGGCTTGCTTATCTTATATTGTGTCTCAGTCTTGAAAAGATCCACTGCTCCATCCAGAACGAAAAGGGCACATATGATAAAAGCTGGGGTCTTTTTCTGTCAAACTTCTCTAACCTTCAATTTAAGGATGTTCCTGCTGACTAACAGATTTGCTTATTCCATAGAGGTCCGATGTATGTCTGTGTTAATGGGAATGTGAagctcagtgatgttgcagctaaCTTCTGTGTAATTTGTAAGGAAAGGTCTTGTTAGTATCAATGACCCAATcatccttctttttcctttttgtaaACTGTATCCACAATCGCTCAATAAAAACACTTTGAGTAAAAGTAATCTTGTGCAGTAAGGTTAGACGTGCACATTTGATTTCCCTACACAAACAGGGTGGGTACTGCTAACTCCCATGCTCCCTGTTTCTCATGGAAGAGGAAAAGAGTAGACATATGGATATGTTTTGCATTTGATGTCACCTACAATAAGAATCTTCGTAAACCATGTGGCTCAATTGTTGTTGATTTAGTCTGCTATAATCTTACAGTCAACTAAATCGAGACTAAAAGTAGAACAGCTTAGGTGAATACATTTTGACTAAAacaaagttttagttttagtaaatCAAAGTTTGCTGTTAAAATTAACCCTGTATACCGTTTGAATCGGTCCGGTTCGTTTGGGTGGATGTGAACACGCTAACGCGGTAATCACGCTTTAGCATGTTGGGTGGGTGTGGTACAAAACTGCTTACAGTTTGATCTGTCCTTTCAGGCTGCGTAAATGGATAACAGTAACAGTTACCTGATAAGATGCATTAGTTAACTTAATAGTTGTAgctcatatgcaaaaaaatgtgaaaagaaatataaaaagccTCTGTGCGTTAGGCTTTCACTGGGTCACTTTATGACCAGCTAGGCTTGCAGTCCACTGATGGAAACTCTGATGATGATAAAGAGGAAGGCGTTGCTAGCCGGCCTGCCCTTTAGTTcatagaaatggaaaaaaattcaaGTTTAGTGACGAGTGATTTGAGAACAGAGATTACTCTTTGTGGTTAAAAACAATTTTTGGAAATGTGTACCAAGTAAACCGCACTCTGGGGCGAAGGTGTGTGTGACACACGGAAATACAGGGACATCGTGTCGAACAAcagctgtatttttatttgaacCAAACTTGATAACGTCATCAAATTCAAACTGATTCTTTCAGTTCAATTTATGGAAAGGATACACATTCGCAGTTTATTCATACCAGTTTATCGTTTTTTGAAATAGCAAAAACAAATAGCTGAAACTGAAACTTTGTCTCGAAGTTAACTTTGATTTCACCTTACTGTACTTAGAGTATAGTTTAATTTGTGATGCCTGCTTCCATCACACATGTGGTCTTAAATTTAAAGCTGTCTTAAAAGAGTCTTAAATTTCCTCTGTAAACAAACAAGTCAACTCAGCTCCACTCTGAATCCACTTTGGTAAACAGTAGAAAACTGTGTAAAAGATCTGAAGCGCCTACGATGCATTTCTGTTAATCTGAGAAGGGGGGCAGACATGTATTGTATTTTTGACAGTAGTTTTGCGAATGTTAGATTCGATACCCCGTGTCACgtataatttgtgtgttttgaacTAACAGCAGGTGACGGGAAAAGCGTAAATGGAacaggattttattttatttgtcaaaACATATCAAAAAGGAGCTCAACATATCAAGTTATGGCACAAAAGATGTCCTTATTAATCTGAACTTTTTAACAAATCAGGCTGTAATTTTCATAGACCAACACGAGGCAGCTTCCCTGAGGCGTTTCCTCCCTAATTGTGCGATCGATTACACTTTAAGGCGAGCAGATAAACCTAAGGCGCTCTAACGGAGGCACCTCGGAGCCTCTCCCGGGGGGGAGAGTGTGACATTATTCCAGTTAGAGATCTCCTGTTTTGTTAGACTAAATCTCGTCACACCACGGTCCCCTGTGTGTCTGCGCTAATCCCACTCCTCCCTCTGAAGAGAATGGTTGTATAAGCGGGGGTCCAACACGAGGCATTGATTTTTAGAGCTTTCTGTAATGGAATCAGCAGGGGGAGTAATGTGACCCGGTTGGCTGTATCGTACACGTATTTGTAGGAGTGAATTATTGCTCGAGTTATTGACAGTTGAGCTCCTTGAGGCCGAATGTGTGTAAACGTATCAAAAAAGGAGATGCTTGTTTTATCTAACGACGGCTGCTGATGACTTTATAGTTCATTTTAACGCTCGTCTGCTTAGTATGTAAAGTTTCCtgccatttctttttcttttttttccttttttttaattgccagTCAGAGTTATTTACATATGAACGGCCAGTATTTGGACAAAAGCGGACAGTAAAGCGAAATGCTTGTCCTGggttctcttcttcctctgagACTTCACAAAAGGCCACTGGCAGCTTTGAATATTTCCTCACGCTGTCAAACATGCAAAATGAATACCAGAATTAGCAAGGGCCCCTACTGAGGTCAAATGATTCAACTGGGGGACATCTGTCTTGTCTGCAAGCAGCAGGGGGGCTTCGCTACTGGACAATGTGGCCTTCAACTAGTGGAAGTGCTGGTATAACTTAGTttggtgtgtctgtgcatgcgGTGAAATTATAAATAACCTCATATGGAATATACAGACATGATTTCTTTCATCTCAGGTAAATCCcctacccccccaaaaaggcAACcaatttactgtttttaaaggtaaaagaCGGCCATTacctgtttttttaaagccaatATTCAGACGTGAAATGTGATGGCAGTGTGTGTGCCTCTACTTGGTGTTGACCCCTGAGTGTTCACCTTGTTAAGGGTTTGAGTGCAGCTGGTGTAGAGGCAGAGTGCGAGGGGAGCAGCAGAGTTCAGGCTGCATCTGAAGAGTGTTTGTCTCTGAGTGCGTGTGGACGGTCGGGGTGCGGTGCAGCTGGTGAGAAACGAGGGGAGGCAGAGATGGAGTTGATGCAGCTGCCACGCTGATACAAGACTCTGATCAAAACTCACCTTTCTCCCCTTTAAATCAGTCCAACCCCCCATACTGCTGGACTTTTcccagaagaaaaacaaatgtagtGCCAGATCTTTATTCCACGCGGGCTGGTAACTGGAGGAAATTGCTGAATACCTCTAATAGTTTTATATTAGCCTCATAATCCACGTTAATGTGTAACGCTTTGActgtaaacagaaaaatgactGCAAATGTTCAGCGTGGCACGGCCTTAGGATTGGATTAAAGAGATGGAATAATGCCGACACAACAAATTAGGTGGTTTGTGCTCCCTTTGTGCTTCTTGTTAGAAATCAAAGACATTAACAAAATGTTCTAAAAGAACATTATTAAGTTATATTCATGTCGAACTAAAGCATCTATTCTGGAAGGCTGTGCAATTTAGTGTCTAGTATGTAAGAGAGTGGCCGGGACAAAGAGACTTGTTTGTCCATGGCCTTTTAAGTGTGGTCCTTGTTCCCTAGAAATGTGGCCGAACAATTACAATGGCTAAGAGGCATTCAGCTGCAGGTGCATTACTTCCAGTTAGATATTAGCTGATGTCTGAAAGGGGGGAATTAGCAGTATGTTGTATTAGCCTTTTGTAGTGCATTTTGCTCAGACCTTCTTCATTTCCCAGTTTTCAATGCTGAGCAGCAAGGGTCTCTGTGCTGAAATAATGCCCATCACACATGTAAATGGTGTGAAAGGGCTGCTTAGCAAAGTGTTCTCATGTCAATCCTTGTGGAAATGGATACAATGCAAACATTACAGCTGAACTAACCACACGTTGCACTGAGTAAAAAGTCCAAGGGTAGGACCTCTTTGTCTCGGAGGCTCTTTGAAAACGCAGGGGCAAATTCATTTGATTGGGTTCACTTGGCAGGATTAGAGGAGAGGCCTCTATTATGGATGCCCAAAGGTTTGTTAAGTTGAGATCAATTCATAAGATTTTATTTCCCAGTGAGAAGCAGAAATGCGTTTATTGTGGCAACTTCATCACATATTCATGGTTTAACATAAGTAGTAAATGTACTGATTTAAGTGGGCTTTTCATCGTGGAGGGGCAGGAGGGAGGAGGGTGCTGCTGTGGTCTCTGCTCAGCTGACAGTTTTAATTGCCTAATGGTTTTCTTTTCATTGGCGCCAAACACGTATGCTCCCGGTTGGAGTTTGCAGGATATTTTGCACTCTTTTTCAGCGCCAAAAATTACCACTCGGAAAAGTCCCCTAGGATAAAACTCTAAACCCTTGACGTGTTTGTAGAAGTCAACTTCTTCAGCTACATAAACGACACCACTCTGGTTTAGCgccaatatatatatgtatgtataaataCGGGAAAGATGCAGAGATAGGCGAGATTATCTGGGTGTTGAATCGCTAAATGGGTTcaccttgtgttttattgttttgggggtttttttctccagGCTGATGACGTCGAGGGGAAAATTCGGGAAATCATTCCTGCTGGGTTCACCTGCAACACCGATGACTTCATCTCACTGCTGGAGAAGGAGGCCAATTTCAAGCCCTTTGGCACCCTGCTTCACACGTACACGGTCCACAGCGAGGAGGCAGGAGAACTCACGTACCAGATTCACAAGGTGGGGGACCAAAAAAATCATCAAAGCAAACCCGCAAAGCCTTTTAGGTTTTAAAATCAGCTTGCTTTTTCATCTGGCGGCTAGTTTTGCATCACAGCGATACAGATGAGATTTAAACCCTCTTATTTTTGCTGCATTCGCCCCCACAGGCTGACGTTACCTGCCCGGGATTCCGGGAGTACCACGAGCGCTTGCAgaccttcctcatgtggttcaTAGAGACTGCCAGTTTCATTGACGCAGACGACGATCGTTGGGACTTCTTTCTTGTGTGAGTGCCCTCCTTAATTGACATCAACCCcccgcacacacacgcatgcacgcacgcacacagagCTCTACCCCGCAGCCTTTATTGTGTCATTGAAAAACAAAGCCCCCCTTTGAGGCGCTTGTGACCAATTACCATGCCAGTTTGATTATATTTCCCCCCGGTAGGAGAATTGTTGATCAGGCAAGAGCTTCCTTTGTGCCAGAAGGCCTTTTCAGATTTTTCAGGGGCAAGAGCTGAATTGAATACTGTTGTCTTTTGAAATACTGAACAATGTCTTAACAGTAAAAAGAGCCTCTGCCAGTGTTTTCTTTACCCTGGCACCTATTAATGGTTACAATGGGGAAAATGGGCTGAAGTGAGTTTGAGGAGCTCAGTCCGTCCTCCAACCTCTTCTCTTCCTCTAAGTTGCAGTACTCCAATTAAGTGCATAATGTATTCAGGTTGCAGCAGGTGTACCAATCGGGGCGCTGGCTGCTCCAACGTGCTGATGTCAGGGGGGTCAGGGGTGGGCACGGGAACAGAGAGGCTAAAATGGACACTGCATGGGAGTGTGCCTGTAATTGACctgttttcctttgtgttttaTCTGCAGATTTGAAAAGTACAATAAAGATGGGGAGACTCTCTACGCAACTGTTGGCTACATGACAGTTTATAATTACTACGTATACCCAGACAAAACCCGACCACGTGTAAGGTAATTGCCGGGGCAGCACGTGCCTTCCCATTCTTTTGTACGAGAAAGGAGTGGAAAATTATACATTTCTTTATCCTCTTCCCAAAGAGCCCAAATTACTGGCTTATATAGCCAACTATTCAACCAGATTTTGTTTCAGTACCAAACCAGGGTGATTTGTATCTGAAAACAACTTTATAGATAagcttttgatttgatttgatttgttgcATTGATGGATCCGTGTATTATTTTCTGCTTTCAATCAAAGCGAATCTGCTCCTGCTGAGAAAAACGACAAATTCTGAAGAAAcctgttttcttcttgttttcttttttcttttccttttttttggcatttatatttgtgtctgtgtctgacCTTTAACTAAACAGCCAAATGCTGATCCTACCTCCGTTCCAAGGAGAAGGTCACGGAGCTCAGCTTCTGGAGGCAGTACACAGATTTTATTGCAGCTTGCCCAAAGTGCAAGACATCACAGGTGAGCATCttacttatttttatttatttatttcccctcccTTTAAAAAGCAATTACTATGTTGAAGAAGGTGGGATAAACATTTAATCTAAGATCCAGGCGTCACCCACGAACAGTTTAAACGATTTTTCTCTGCAGTTGGTGGATCCAGACGGTGAGTTAATTTGGAGGGCTGGCTCGTATACCAGAATGTGCTCTATTGAAACTAGTTGGATCGAAATAGATGCTTTGCATGGAGATGGAGGGTGAATACTAAAGAGGCATCCCAGCCTTTTCTTTTCAGAATGAAAACCTATTCAAGACAGAACTTTAAAGTTTAGCAGTGAATAGGAAGAAGGGTTCCTGCTAACAGTTCATCTGGCTTTGAGGAGTATTTTTTGCCATATTTCTACTTTGAAAAGTTCCAAGGTGTGAAGTATATTGTTGTTTCTTTCACTCCTCCTCTATCTTAACACACTGGGATTGAACCAGGCCATCTGTGTCAGGGGTGTTGAAAAATCCTGAGATTAACACCATCAGCTCATTTGAGTCTTATTGTGGTTTTGTCTGTTCACAGCTGAAGACCCCTCTGAGAACTATGTGAAGCTGAGAGACTACGTGCTGGTGAAGCTTTGTCAGGGCCTGCCATCCTTCGCTGCAGACAAGCTGCACCTCGGCTTCTCAGCTGACATGATCAAAGAGGCGCAAGACAAGCTGAAAATTAACAAGGTGCCGTATGAGGGTGCAGCTGTGATAAGTTTGCAAAACTGAGTTTTATTAGTGAGGAAGAAAAGGTTTGATGACCTTTGTTatgtttattactttttttttagagcagagatcaaaaaagtttttatttgttgttaccAGAGGTGTGTGGAAAAGTCTGAAAGCACAGAGTTTAGTGCCTTAGGCCTGCTATTCTCTGTTTCCTGCCATATATGCACTGTTACAGTAATGGAtgggaaaaatatgaaaataatgtgTCAGCATGTGTATAAGTCATCACTTCAGACTGCACTAAATGCTCAGTTTCTGGGGGTTTTCTGTACTCTCAGATCTGTGTGGGAACACAGCAGCCTcagacacatgcacaaaccTCCTATTTGCCAGTGGAAGCAAATCAGAAGACAGTTGCGTTAAAAAGAGGGAGGAGCTTAAAAGCGGCTGCACCACAGTCCAGTATCAGATAAATATTCACTATATTGAATAGTGCTCACAGGTTTGGTTAGTTTTATGGGTGATTTACAGAATTTGCCCTAATTTCCAAACACAGATGCAGGCAGTTCATTTCAGTATCAAACGCAAAAACTGAgatatgctttttttcttttccgcTGTTAAATATTGGCACGGTTGCAGATGTTAGCAAATCAGTTTgcatgctttatttatttacttagaGCCTTGAGAAAGGACCTCCCAAAAATACATATGCTGATCTTGTCACTGCATACTCATAAATACTGCCTATACTAGTATAGTATATGGCATAGTAGCAACTCATTTTGTTCCTTTGCTCTAAATGCTACTCAGTTCTCTGTTCTTTGATGCTGCTGCATatcatagttttgttttttgtttctgttttttttcttttacaacatGCCCGTAACTGCTTAGGACTTCCTGTAGCCATTCAGCTGGGAAGTGTGTTTGACTCCTGTTGAGGCGTAatgatttattttgaaagtaattaaatgaaaataattatcttgttttttattgtCTGCAGAAACATGCCAGGCGAGTTTATGAAATCCTACGCCTCAGAGCGACAGACATGAGCGATGAAGACAAAGCGAGAGAGTACCGCTTAGAGGTGAAGAAGAGGCTGTTCGGACCCTACAGGGTGAGGTTTTAATTTTCACAGCTTCGCCGTGGTGTACTTTACATGTCAGTGTGGAGCGGGTCCAAAAAAGTGCCTGCAAAGTGACATTCAAAGTGATTCCTTGGTGCATTCGAATAAATCTGAATGTCAACTTGTCTCTGCTGCTGTCAAACAGGAATCCAGTGTGCAGTCTTCCACCTTTTGTTAGCATAACATTATAGCTATTCAGTGTAGGAAGAAAAGTGGCCCGTGTACTGCACACACTTGATCAGCTTACAGCCCCGTATTGTCACTGTTTATTATGTTACcttttaaaacagcagaaaaattgATCTTCAGTCCTGTGAAAATTGATAGAATACTAGTGCCGCATTGTTACAGCCACAATAGGGCGCACCAGGCGTCTGTGGTTTTGCTGCCGCTGGAGCTTTTTTCTATTCAGGCACATGTCATTAGTCGGGATTTGCATTTCTTTGAGGGAAATAATTTTCATGAAAGTGTGTTTAAAGCACTTTGTCAGAAAGCTGCTACTATTCAGAATTCACTCCTTTTCATTTGATTCTTATCAAATGGTTtcttgatgggtttttttttttttttttttttttttttttttgagaggcTGAGCGAACAGAGTATCGAAAATGTCCGTTATTCTGCGTCTTGATTCTTGTCAGTGGGAAATGCTGTGCCTATGCACCAGAATAACTCCCTGCATCCTGTTTGGCTTGTGATATTTTATGTCCGAGCTGCTCGCTGAGACTTTGCATACTATCCATTAGAGACTTTGCTGTCATCAGGGCAACCGCATGTCTCAAAAAAGGCAGAATGTGACATGGAAAAGACCTATGCGGCGAAGTGGGAAGGAGGAATTCCTTGGGAGAGTGGCAACGAAGGATCTGGTGGCCAGATGCAGAGCCAGATTTTCCTTCCCTGAGGAAATTTTGCATGTAGTTAGCTGAATGGCAGAGCTGCTCTGTGAACGTGAAGGGAGATTATGCATTTCTGCTCTTACCGCCAATTCCCCAGcgactgtgtgtgcatgcacgtgTGTGCAGGCTTTTCACGTAGCCGATTAGACTGCACAATGTAAGAGAAAATACACAATAAGATTTTTGAACACGACGTTACGGTGTGATAAACAAATACTGTAGCTTTTAACAGGTATGCTCATAACACAG containing:
- the hat1 gene encoding histone acetyltransferase type B catalytic subunit, whose translation is MADVNTMEKKLAEYKCDTNEAISLKLVRFPEDVDDDSTTFHPEYSHQVFGDDEVAFGYKGLQIQLFYAAGNLSTLFKVKYTSKVTETFDCVEADDVEGKIREIIPAGFTCNTDDFISLLEKEANFKPFGTLLHTYTVHSEEAGELTYQIHKADVTCPGFREYHERLQTFLMWFIETASFIDADDDRWDFFLVFEKYNKDGETLYATVGYMTVYNYYVYPDKTRPRVSQMLILPPFQGEGHGAQLLEAVHRFYCSLPKVQDITAEDPSENYVKLRDYVLVKLCQGLPSFAADKLHLGFSADMIKEAQDKLKINKKHARRVYEILRLRATDMSDEDKAREYRLEVKKRLFGPYRKNQRELAKMRKCLRPEELVSHMSQMDTQTQHEELEKSYQDVVEDYRRIIERLASQA